The proteins below are encoded in one region of Leptotrichia sp. oral taxon 218:
- the acpS gene encoding holo-ACP synthase produces the protein MEIYGIGTDIIEISRIKNAINNTALFKNKVYTKKEIEYIEEKRNPYASYAGRFAAKEAVSKAFGTGVYGFSLKDIEILNDELGKPYVILYGKIKELSKNLKIQISISHSREYAVSTVILYK, from the coding sequence ATGGAAATTTATGGAATTGGAACCGATATTATTGAAATATCAAGAATAAAAAATGCAATAAATAACACAGCTTTGTTTAAAAATAAAGTTTATACAAAAAAAGAAATTGAATATATTGAAGAAAAAAGAAATCCATATGCAAGTTATGCGGGACGATTTGCGGCAAAAGAAGCGGTTTCAAAAGCGTTTGGAACTGGTGTCTACGGTTTTTCCCTAAAAGACATTGAAATTTTAAATGACGAACTTGGAAAACCTTATGTCATACTTTACGGAAAAATAAAAGAACTTTCAAAAAATCTTAAAATTCAGATTAGTATTTCACATAGCAGAGAATATGCAGTTTCAACGGTAATTCTCTATAAATAA
- the lacG gene encoding 6-phospho-beta-galactosidase: protein MKKLPEDFIFGGATAAYQAEGATKTDGKGRVAWDTFLEENYWYTAEPASDFYNQYPVDLKLCEEFGINGIRISIAWSRIFPNGYGEVNPKGVEFYHKLFAECKKRKVEPFITLHHFDTPEVLHSNGDFLNRENIEHFLNYAKFCFEEFTEVNYWTTFNEIGPIGEGQYLVGKFPPGIKYDFEKLFQSHHNMVLAHAKAVNLFKKNGYHGEIGMVCALPTKYPYDPNNPGDVRAAELDDIIHNKFILDATFKGEYSKETMEGVNHILKVNGGKLDLREEDFEELKAAKDLNDFLGINYYMSDWMTEYDGENEIIHNATGNKGSSKYQLKGIGQRRANESIPRTDWDWIIYPKGLYDQIFRVKRDYPNYKKIYITENGLGYKDVFEDNTVYDDARIDYIKQHLEVISDAIRDGANVKGYFLWSLMDVFSWSNGYEKRYGLFYVDFETQKRYPKKSAYWYKKVAETKEIE, encoded by the coding sequence ATGAAAAAATTACCAGAAGATTTTATTTTTGGTGGAGCAACAGCAGCATATCAAGCTGAAGGTGCAACAAAAACAGATGGTAAAGGTCGTGTGGCTTGGGATACTTTTTTGGAAGAAAATTATTGGTATACAGCTGAGCCAGCAAGTGATTTTTACAATCAATATCCAGTAGATTTGAAACTTTGTGAAGAATTTGGAATAAATGGAATAAGAATTTCAATTGCATGGTCTAGAATCTTTCCAAATGGATATGGAGAAGTAAATCCTAAAGGAGTAGAATTTTACCATAAATTATTTGCTGAATGTAAAAAAAGAAAGGTTGAACCTTTTATAACGCTTCATCATTTTGATACACCAGAAGTTTTACATTCAAATGGAGACTTTTTAAATCGTGAAAATATAGAACATTTTTTGAATTATGCTAAATTTTGTTTTGAAGAATTTACTGAAGTAAATTACTGGACAACATTTAATGAAATAGGACCTATTGGAGAAGGACAATATCTTGTTGGGAAATTCCCTCCAGGAATAAAATATGATTTTGAAAAATTATTTCAATCACATCACAATATGGTTTTAGCACATGCAAAAGCAGTTAATTTATTTAAGAAAAATGGCTATCACGGAGAAATAGGAATGGTTTGTGCATTGCCAACAAAATATCCTTATGATCCAAATAATCCTGGAGATGTTAGAGCCGCTGAATTGGATGACATCATTCATAATAAATTTATTTTAGATGCTACTTTTAAAGGTGAATATTCAAAAGAAACAATGGAAGGTGTAAATCATATTTTAAAAGTTAATGGTGGAAAATTAGATTTAAGAGAAGAAGATTTTGAAGAATTGAAAGCAGCAAAAGACTTAAATGATTTCCTTGGAATAAATTATTATATGAGTGATTGGATGACTGAATATGATGGTGAAAATGAAATTATTCATAATGCCACTGGAAATAAAGGAAGCTCTAAATATCAATTAAAAGGTATAGGACAAAGAAGAGCTAACGAAAGTATTCCTAGAACTGACTGGGATTGGATAATTTATCCAAAAGGTCTTTATGATCAAATTTTTAGAGTTAAAAGAGATTATCCAAACTATAAAAAAATCTATATCACTGAAAATGGTTTAGGATATAAAGATGTTTTTGAAGACAATACAGTTTATGATGATGCCAGAATTGACTACATAAAACAACATCTGGAAGTAATTTCAGACGCCATAAGAGATGGAGCGAATGTAAAAGGATATTTCTTATGGTCATTAATGGATGTATTTTCTTGGTCAAATGGCTATGAAAAAAGATATGGATTATTCTATGTTGACTTTGAAACACAAAAACGTTATCCGAAGAAAAGTGCATATTGGTATAAAAAAGTGGCAGAGACAAAAGAAATTGAATAA
- the hemC gene encoding hydroxymethylbilane synthase produces MKKIVIGTRGSILALAQAEKVKELLQKKFDFFLKNDTKKIESIFKENFEKLEIEIKIIVTKGDKNMQDFEKIKSSTQKDLFVKEIEKEMLDKKIDLAVHSLKDMPQKTPEGLVNISFPAREDSRDVLVSKTGKSLKDLPKGAVIGTGSARRKKEILTLRDDLSVKGIRGNIHTRLKKLETEDYDAIVLAAAGLKRVGLENKITQYFTDDEIMPSPGQAILCVECRNDDEIIKNFLLEINDCDTKLICDAEREFSKIFDGGCHTPIGCYAKILGDKIIVKGMYYNGNKKISCKISGKKEDAKKLAQELAQKIKKQI; encoded by the coding sequence GTGAAAAAGATTGTTATTGGGACACGAGGCAGTATTTTGGCATTAGCTCAAGCTGAAAAAGTTAAAGAATTGCTGCAAAAAAAATTTGATTTTTTCTTAAAAAACGATACAAAAAAAATTGAATCTATTTTTAAAGAAAATTTTGAAAAATTAGAAATTGAGATAAAAATTATTGTGACAAAAGGCGACAAAAATATGCAGGATTTTGAAAAAATAAAATCGAGTACGCAAAAAGATTTATTTGTAAAAGAAATTGAGAAGGAAATGCTGGATAAAAAAATTGATTTAGCCGTTCATTCATTAAAAGATATGCCGCAAAAAACTCCAGAAGGTCTTGTAAATATTTCATTTCCTGCAAGAGAGGACTCAAGGGATGTCTTAGTCTCAAAAACTGGAAAAAGTTTAAAAGATTTGCCAAAAGGCGCTGTAATTGGGACTGGAAGTGCAAGACGAAAAAAAGAAATTTTGACTTTACGAGATGACTTATCTGTAAAAGGGATAAGAGGAAATATTCATACAAGACTAAAAAAACTTGAAACGGAAGATTATGATGCGATTGTTCTTGCTGCGGCAGGTTTAAAAAGGGTTGGATTAGAAAATAAAATTACTCAATATTTTACCGATGATGAAATTATGCCGTCTCCTGGACAGGCTATTTTGTGTGTGGAATGTCGAAATGACGATGAAATTATAAAAAATTTCCTGCTTGAAATAAATGACTGTGATACAAAATTAATTTGTGACGCCGAAAGAGAATTTTCAAAAATATTTGATGGTGGATGTCACACTCCGATTGGCTGCTATGCAAAAATTTTAGGTGATAAAATTATTGTAAAAGGAATGTATTACAACGGAAATAAAAAAATTTCTTGCAAAATTTCTGGAAAAAAAGAAGATGCAAAAAAATTGGCACAAGAACTGGCACAAAAAATAAAAAAGCAAATATGA
- the cobA gene encoding uroporphyrinogen-III C-methyltransferase: protein MENNKVFIAGAGCGDEELITLKLKKVIEKADCIIYDRLVNPNILKYKKNSAELIYMGKENFEGGELQKKINEKIVERATQNSENNPKIVLRLKGGDPFVFGRGGEEIEAILENNQKNDIKIDFEVIPGITSAIAVPEYAGIPVTHRGINTSFHIFTGHTRENGKEHDFSQIAKLQGTLIFLMGLSNLEKITQSLIKYGKNEDTPVAVIKDGTTSKQKTFIGNLKNICEIVRKNNVKSPVIIVIGEVVRLREKMKWFENKKLFGKNILITRNKNKQKNILQKINEFGGNAFLLPFIDIEYLNFDLPDLKNFNAILFNSANSVIGFMKKIKDMRILANVKIGVVGEKTAEEIEKYKIIPDFYPKEYTVEKLAYESTKFTSKNDKILFVVSNISPVNTKKYSNLYERKFEKVVVYNTNGVKYEEEIVENYVKKSDILMFLSSSTFKNFWKNLKNKNLLNEKVIASIGPVTTKTIQNYGCNVQIEAKRYTEDGLFEEILKYKK from the coding sequence ATGGAAAATAATAAAGTTTTTATAGCTGGAGCTGGTTGCGGTGACGAAGAATTAATTACACTAAAACTAAAAAAAGTTATTGAAAAAGCCGACTGCATAATTTATGACAGACTTGTAAATCCAAATATTCTAAAATATAAAAAAAATTCTGCCGAACTTATTTATATGGGAAAAGAAAATTTTGAAGGTGGCGAATTGCAAAAAAAAATAAATGAAAAAATTGTCGAAAGAGCAACTCAAAATTCTGAAAATAACCCTAAAATTGTGCTTCGGCTAAAAGGTGGCGATCCTTTTGTTTTTGGTCGTGGCGGTGAAGAGATTGAAGCAATTTTGGAAAATAACCAAAAAAATGATATTAAAATAGATTTTGAAGTGATTCCAGGAATTACTTCTGCAATCGCTGTGCCAGAATACGCTGGAATTCCAGTTACTCACCGAGGAATTAATACTTCTTTTCATATTTTTACTGGACACACGAGAGAAAATGGGAAAGAACACGATTTTTCGCAAATTGCAAAATTGCAAGGAACATTAATTTTTTTGATGGGTCTTTCAAACTTGGAAAAAATCACTCAAAGTCTTATAAAATACGGAAAAAACGAAGACACTCCAGTTGCCGTGATAAAAGATGGAACGACTTCTAAACAAAAGACATTTATTGGAAATTTAAAAAATATTTGTGAAATTGTGCGAAAAAATAATGTTAAATCTCCTGTAATTATTGTAATTGGGGAAGTTGTAAGATTGCGAGAAAAAATGAAATGGTTTGAAAATAAAAAATTGTTTGGAAAAAATATTTTAATTACAAGAAACAAAAATAAACAAAAAAATATTTTGCAAAAAATAAATGAATTTGGCGGAAATGCGTTTTTACTGCCATTTATTGACATTGAATATTTAAATTTTGACTTGCCAGATTTAAAAAATTTTAACGCCATTTTATTTAACAGCGCAAATTCTGTAATTGGATTTATGAAAAAAATAAAAGATATGAGAATTTTGGCGAATGTAAAAATTGGTGTTGTTGGAGAAAAAACTGCCGAAGAAATAGAAAAATATAAAATTATTCCAGATTTTTATCCAAAAGAATACACAGTCGAAAAATTAGCTTATGAAAGTACAAAATTTACATCTAAAAATGACAAAATTTTATTTGTAGTTTCAAATATTTCACCAGTAAATACTAAAAAATACAGCAATTTATACGAAAGAAAATTTGAAAAAGTCGTAGTTTACAATACAAACGGCGTAAAATATGAAGAAGAAATTGTGGAAAACTATGTCAAAAAAAGTGATATTTTGATGTTTTTAAGTTCTTCGACATTTAAAAATTTTTGGAAAAATTTAAAAAATAAAAATTTGTTAAATGAAAAAGTTATTGCTTCAATCGGTCCCGTCACAACCAAAACTATTCAAAATTATGGCTGCAATGTTCAAATTGAGGCAAAAAGATACACAGAAGACGGACTTTTTGAAGAAATATTAAAATATAAAAAATAA
- a CDS encoding LacI family DNA-binding transcriptional regulator: MATIREVAKKAGVSITTVSRILNNDDSFYVSKSTKEKVLKTVKQLNYVKKRKKNKISQSNIAIIKCFDEKIEKEDPYFVSLKINLENKLKKIFSRIRIFNLYEIQKLIKSNEIATFSFADAIIFVGEINKEKLKFFKTLNGNIICVDVYDTDNITDYIKFDTRNSVEMVLNYMFKLKHKKIGLLVGRNKVVENLVDFRERYFKEIMIKNGLYREEYLKIGDFSMESGYFMMKEILKLEDKPTAVFCGNDSIAMGAYRAIREKKLKIPEDMSIIGFNDLKLSQYFTPPLTTIKIDTKLIAQETVNSLIELVEGKRHYHKKVFLPIELIERESCQKI, from the coding sequence ATGGCTACAATCAGAGAAGTTGCAAAAAAAGCAGGAGTTTCAATAACGACAGTTTCCAGAATATTAAATAACGACGATAGTTTTTATGTGAGTAAAAGTACAAAAGAAAAAGTTTTAAAAACTGTAAAACAGCTAAATTATGTAAAAAAAAGAAAGAAAAATAAAATTTCACAGTCAAATATTGCAATAATAAAATGTTTTGATGAAAAAATTGAAAAAGAAGATCCTTATTTTGTCTCTTTAAAAATAAATTTAGAAAACAAATTAAAAAAAATTTTTTCTAGAATAAGGATTTTTAATTTATATGAAATCCAAAAATTAATAAAATCCAATGAAATAGCAACTTTTTCTTTTGCAGATGCAATTATTTTTGTCGGTGAAATAAATAAGGAAAAGTTAAAATTTTTTAAAACTTTAAATGGAAATATTATTTGTGTAGATGTGTATGACACGGATAATATCACAGATTATATAAAATTTGACACAAGAAATTCAGTTGAAATGGTTTTAAATTATATGTTTAAATTAAAACATAAAAAAATAGGGTTACTAGTAGGAAGGAATAAAGTTGTGGAAAATTTAGTGGATTTTCGAGAAAGATATTTTAAGGAAATAATGATAAAAAATGGACTGTATAGAGAAGAATATCTTAAAATTGGCGATTTTTCGATGGAAAGTGGCTACTTTATGATGAAAGAAATTTTAAAATTGGAAGATAAGCCGACAGCAGTTTTTTGTGGAAATGATTCGATTGCAATGGGAGCATATAGAGCAATTCGGGAAAAAAAGCTGAAAATTCCAGAAGATATGTCAATAATAGGATTTAACGATTTAAAATTATCGCAATATTTTACTCCTCCTTTGACAACTATAAAAATTGACACAAAATTAATTGCTCAAGAAACGGTTAATTCTTTGATTGAATTGGTGGAAGGAAAGAGACATTATCATAAAAAAGTTTTTCTTCCTATTGAATTAATAGAAAGAGAAAGTTGTCAAAAAATATAA